In Saccharolobus solfataricus, a genomic segment contains:
- a CDS encoding ATP-grasp domain-containing protein — protein MHESEKVTKASKQLLLEVKSRNHSAYYIRISKLNAEITEHGIEFTYSGRKVDIDGGLIRNLGFISTTEQFIKRFDVLRELERNGVVLMNRPDSMLLARDKFASLMRMRRAGIPVPNTALVEDPFEVMRLAERWGEVVIKPVVGSLGLGSVKVSDPDIAFRVAKAILSVNQPVYVQKYVKKPDRDIRVIVIGDKVLGSIYRISKSGWKTNIAQGATAQVLIPDAELEEISLKSVRVLGLDYAGIDIIEDVENGGYKIIEVNAAPLWDGFEAATNINPAKYIVTHLIEKIRR, from the coding sequence ATCCATGAATCTGAGAAGGTTACTAAGGCTTCTAAGCAACTTTTACTTGAGGTAAAAAGTAGAAATCATAGTGCGTATTATATAAGAATTTCCAAACTAAATGCAGAAATAACCGAGCATGGCATAGAATTTACATATAGTGGAAGGAAGGTTGATATAGATGGAGGACTAATAAGGAACTTGGGCTTCATCTCTACTACTGAGCAGTTCATAAAGAGGTTCGATGTATTAAGGGAGCTAGAAAGAAATGGAGTAGTACTAATGAATAGGCCAGATTCGATGTTGCTAGCCAGGGATAAGTTTGCAAGTTTAATGAGAATGAGAAGGGCAGGTATTCCAGTTCCAAACACTGCACTAGTAGAAGATCCCTTCGAAGTTATGAGATTAGCAGAAAGATGGGGCGAAGTTGTGATAAAACCTGTAGTGGGAAGTCTAGGTTTAGGATCCGTTAAGGTTTCAGATCCAGATATAGCGTTTAGAGTAGCTAAGGCTATTTTATCGGTAAATCAGCCAGTTTACGTTCAAAAATATGTAAAGAAACCAGATAGAGATATTAGAGTGATTGTAATTGGGGATAAAGTTCTAGGAAGCATATATAGAATATCGAAGAGTGGATGGAAAACTAATATAGCCCAAGGCGCTACAGCACAAGTTTTAATTCCAGATGCAGAATTAGAAGAAATAAGCTTAAAGAGTGTTAGAGTCCTCGGTTTGGATTATGCTGGGATAGATATTATAGAAGATGTGGAGAACGGTGGTTATAAGATAATTGAAGTTAATGCAGCACCTTTGTGGGACGGATTTGAGGCAGCTACAAATATTAATCCAGCTAAATATATTGTCACGCATTTAATAGAAAAGATTAGGAGATGA
- a CDS encoding Lrp/AsnC family transcriptional regulator, with amino-acid sequence MNSSFYYLDDIDKKILNILQQDSRIPFSRLAKMLNLSEATIYVRIKRLKENGVIKGFYTEIDFDKIGLSVVAFILIKADPKKYDNILKQLVEMKEIYEIYDVTGEYYAVLKVRVPTREDLAKVLDKIGNMDGVTSTYTMLVLRSIKDKKELDL; translated from the coding sequence TTGAATTCCTCATTTTACTATCTTGACGATATTGATAAAAAGATACTTAATATACTACAACAAGATTCACGAATACCTTTCTCAAGGCTAGCCAAGATGCTTAATTTAAGCGAGGCTACAATATATGTCAGAATAAAGAGATTAAAAGAAAATGGTGTGATTAAGGGTTTTTATACTGAAATAGATTTCGATAAGATAGGGCTCAGTGTTGTAGCTTTCATATTAATAAAAGCTGATCCTAAGAAATACGATAATATACTAAAACAATTAGTGGAAATGAAAGAAATCTACGAAATTTATGATGTAACTGGAGAATATTATGCGGTACTGAAAGTGAGAGTACCGACTAGAGAAGATTTAGCAAAAGTTTTAGATAAGATAGGAAATATGGATGGAGTCACCTCGACGTATACAATGCTTGTACTTAGATCAATAAAGGACAAGAAAGAGCTCGATCTTTAA
- a CDS encoding NAD(P)/FAD-dependent oxidoreductase, whose protein sequence is MTRIAIVGAGPAGLSLAYFLKGSRKVEATVYESMPEPGLKPCAWGLITGIENIIPIPNETIISEIRGFRIYLDNKLVFDIRTDNKLGYIIDKPLFLKRLSQEVNVEFNSKVVKKDDKYYINDKSLDHDKVIFATGHYSVSKSMSIPAIQYITDYEIDKEVVEFYFYSGFLGYAWVFPDREGSKIGIGGYAEVPELKERLKQILKGRIRTFHGARVTDYGVIEDRLDGNYTGEALGTVYAITGEGIRPSIISSKILADSILNRKDFKKEFKKSKLYWSLNWHAKIIKMTKENDPGTARLSKALLNNDPQLILKFAIGEFNRVDLIKIFGRSLI, encoded by the coding sequence ATGACGAGAATAGCAATAGTAGGAGCTGGTCCTGCAGGATTATCTTTAGCTTACTTTTTAAAAGGAAGTAGGAAAGTTGAGGCAACTGTTTACGAGAGCATGCCGGAGCCTGGACTTAAGCCTTGTGCATGGGGCTTAATAACTGGGATAGAAAATATAATACCAATACCCAATGAAACTATAATTAGTGAGATAAGGGGTTTTAGAATATATCTTGATAATAAACTTGTATTTGATATAAGGACAGATAATAAGTTAGGATACATAATTGATAAGCCTCTTTTCTTGAAAAGACTTTCACAAGAAGTAAATGTTGAATTTAATTCTAAAGTCGTAAAAAAAGATGATAAGTACTACATAAACGATAAATCACTAGATCACGATAAAGTGATATTTGCAACAGGCCATTATAGTGTAAGTAAGTCTATGTCAATACCAGCTATTCAATACATTACTGACTACGAAATAGATAAAGAAGTTGTGGAATTCTATTTTTACTCTGGCTTTTTGGGTTACGCTTGGGTATTTCCAGATAGGGAGGGATCTAAAATCGGAATTGGAGGATATGCTGAGGTACCGGAGCTAAAGGAAAGATTGAAACAAATCCTCAAGGGTAGAATTAGAACGTTTCATGGGGCTAGGGTTACTGATTACGGGGTAATAGAAGACAGATTAGACGGTAATTATACTGGTGAGGCTTTGGGTACAGTATATGCAATAACTGGGGAGGGAATAAGACCATCAATTATTTCTTCAAAAATTTTAGCCGATTCTATATTAAATAGAAAAGATTTCAAAAAAGAATTTAAAAAGAGTAAGTTATATTGGTCATTAAACTGGCACGCTAAAATTATAAAAATGACAAAAGAGAACGATCCAGGCACGGCAAGACTTTCGAAGGCTCTTCTTAACAATGATCCTCAACTAATTTTAAAATTTGCTATAGGCGAATTTAATAGAGTTGATTTAATAAAGATCTTTGGGAGGTCTCTTATTTGA
- a CDS encoding isoaspartyl peptidase/L-asparaginase yields the protein MRYNLPVLVVHGGAGSWQIADQDKAKLTISEALERGYYEFRKGSAIEAVVEAIYYMEESGVFDAGKGSVRNSAGYIEMDAGIMVGNTLQVGGIMGLREGSAIKKALEILFQNRHVLMIGSNYNSSNSNNSAIYESKVSGDTVGAVALDQHGNLVAGTSTGGIKGKLPGRVGDSPIPGAGYYATSNVAVSSTGIGEIILRILPAKEVDILVSLGFTIDDALRAVVNKVTKTFGKDNIGMIGLDKYGNASAYYNTKGMARGVISSDGVKKVYVFEGDI from the coding sequence GTGAGATATAATTTACCAGTACTCGTAGTACACGGCGGGGCAGGAAGTTGGCAAATAGCTGATCAAGATAAGGCAAAATTGACAATAAGCGAAGCGTTAGAAAGAGGGTACTATGAATTTAGGAAAGGTTCTGCAATAGAAGCTGTAGTAGAGGCAATATATTATATGGAGGAGTCTGGGGTTTTCGATGCTGGAAAGGGTAGTGTGAGAAACTCAGCCGGCTATATCGAAATGGATGCTGGAATAATGGTAGGTAATACACTTCAAGTGGGAGGTATAATGGGGTTAAGAGAGGGCAGTGCGATAAAAAAGGCATTGGAAATCCTATTCCAAAATAGGCATGTATTGATGATAGGTTCTAATTATAATAGTTCGAATTCTAATAATAGTGCAATTTACGAAAGTAAGGTTTCTGGAGATACTGTAGGTGCAGTAGCATTAGATCAGCATGGTAATCTAGTTGCAGGAACTAGCACTGGAGGTATAAAAGGAAAATTACCAGGTAGAGTTGGTGATTCCCCTATTCCGGGTGCTGGCTATTACGCTACGTCTAATGTGGCAGTTTCTAGTACTGGAATTGGTGAGATAATTTTAAGGATATTACCCGCTAAAGAAGTTGATATTTTGGTCTCATTGGGTTTCACTATTGATGATGCACTAAGGGCGGTAGTAAATAAGGTGACTAAGACTTTCGGAAAAGATAATATAGGAATGATTGGATTAGATAAGTATGGAAACGCCTCAGCTTACTATAATACAAAAGGCATGGCTAGAGGTGTTATCTCCTCTGATGGAGTCAAGAAAGTATATGTCTTCGAGGGTGACATCTAA
- a CDS encoding phosphoesterase has protein sequence MKILVMSNIRFPEPHVESTLSSIIKKEEPEVIVLNGDTTQCYWDYECPRVIDVLYVIRSIAPWAQIIYVQGDMDPHAIKCITAEPRYREEIIGTTMYIAEAASVKYHIIHGHQGEIDQLRKSIGAGPWDWLVIGQYKRLEIDKLARVLYSGGITREFPPEARGYVVITDSNFYIRNLRT, from the coding sequence ATGAAAATCTTAGTAATGAGCAACATTAGATTCCCCGAGCCTCATGTTGAAAGTACTTTATCAAGTATAATAAAGAAGGAAGAGCCTGAGGTTATTGTATTGAATGGCGATACTACCCAATGTTATTGGGATTATGAGTGCCCCAGAGTTATTGATGTACTTTATGTTATCAGAAGTATAGCACCTTGGGCTCAGATAATTTACGTTCAAGGAGATATGGATCCGCATGCGATAAAATGCATAACTGCAGAACCCAGATATAGGGAGGAGATAATTGGTACAACTATGTATATTGCAGAAGCAGCTTCTGTCAAATATCACATTATTCATGGGCATCAAGGAGAAATAGATCAGTTAAGGAAAAGTATTGGAGCAGGCCCATGGGATTGGTTAGTAATAGGTCAATATAAGAGATTAGAAATAGATAAACTAGCAAGGGTATTATATAGCGGTGGTATAACTAGAGAATTCCCACCTGAGGCAAGGGGTTACGTAGTTATAACAGACTCCAATTTTTATATTAGAAATCTTAGAACTTAA
- a CDS encoding DUF5751 family protein produces the protein MQLENKPIIVISSTNSEEIPNFVRAMFKDCRLNGSKKLVINFVSSISYPEFVQNAREALLDNIDLGVYIYIWKPEEVDQMMRRIMENHKDMKGMIIYCDDNNKHMIEKILPKIPNSIKANIIKDYCK, from the coding sequence ATGCAACTTGAAAATAAGCCCATTATTGTGATCTCTTCAACCAACAGCGAGGAAATACCGAATTTTGTAAGGGCGATGTTTAAGGATTGTAGATTAAACGGGAGTAAGAAGTTAGTAATAAATTTCGTTTCATCAATCTCATATCCAGAGTTTGTACAAAACGCTAGGGAAGCTCTTTTAGATAATATAGATTTGGGTGTGTACATCTATATATGGAAGCCGGAAGAGGTTGACCAAATGATGAGAAGGATTATGGAAAATCATAAGGATATGAAAGGGATGATAATATATTGCGATGACAATAATAAACATATGATCGAAAAAATACTTCCTAAGATTCCTAATTCGATAAAGGCTAATATTATAAAGGATTATTGTAAATAA
- a CDS encoding digeranylgeranylglycerophospholipid reductase translates to MKRAEYDVLIIGLGIAGASLAWKLSQSNLKVLAIDSKPWNRFGDKPCGDAISKEHFDNLGMPYPQGKELEEKVEGIRLYSPDMKTIWTVKGEGFEIDSPSYVQRLAKEARDRGVEILDLTTAMKPIVIGNKVEGAVLFNRRTNETIEAKAKITVDATGYSTSFRNKLPFEFPVTETLDDKDADIAYREVLNTKDEIEEYPYLRIFITQKASPGGYWWYFPKGPNKVNVGLGIQGGMGYPSIHEFYNKYVDYYAPDIDKNRLLVKGGALVPTRRPLATIVWDGVAVIGDSAFTVNPVHGGGKGSAMISAYCVGKAILNAFEVNDFSAKGLWDANECYIERYGAKQASLDLFRRFLQRLSDDEINYGMNRKVIREEDLLEASANGDLQLSTAEKAMRVIMALGKPSLLFKLKTVAEYMKKVKDVYKHFPAEPKDLMKWKHSVDSIILEFNKALEK, encoded by the coding sequence TTGAAAAGAGCCGAATATGATGTTTTGATTATTGGTTTAGGAATAGCTGGCGCGTCACTTGCTTGGAAATTGTCCCAATCTAATCTCAAGGTCTTAGCAATAGACAGTAAACCTTGGAATAGATTTGGGGATAAACCTTGTGGAGATGCTATAAGTAAAGAACATTTTGATAACTTGGGTATGCCTTATCCTCAAGGTAAAGAGTTAGAGGAAAAAGTAGAGGGTATAAGGCTATACAGCCCCGATATGAAAACTATTTGGACTGTAAAAGGAGAAGGTTTTGAAATTGATTCTCCTAGTTACGTACAGAGATTAGCCAAGGAGGCTAGAGATAGGGGAGTTGAAATTTTGGATCTAACAACAGCAATGAAACCTATAGTAATAGGCAATAAGGTTGAAGGTGCAGTTTTATTTAACAGAAGAACTAACGAAACTATCGAGGCTAAGGCTAAAATTACCGTTGACGCCACTGGATATTCAACTAGTTTCAGAAATAAGTTGCCGTTTGAATTTCCGGTGACTGAAACATTAGATGACAAAGATGCAGATATCGCTTATAGAGAAGTACTAAATACTAAAGACGAAATTGAGGAATACCCATATTTAAGGATATTCATAACACAGAAAGCCTCACCAGGGGGATATTGGTGGTACTTCCCTAAGGGACCGAACAAGGTCAATGTTGGTCTAGGTATACAAGGAGGTATGGGTTATCCCAGTATTCATGAGTTTTACAATAAATATGTTGACTATTATGCTCCGGATATAGATAAGAATAGACTCTTAGTTAAAGGCGGGGCGTTAGTACCGACGAGAAGACCATTAGCGACTATCGTATGGGATGGTGTAGCAGTAATAGGTGACTCAGCATTTACAGTGAATCCAGTACATGGAGGAGGCAAAGGTTCTGCAATGATTTCAGCTTACTGTGTTGGTAAAGCTATACTTAATGCCTTTGAGGTTAATGATTTCTCGGCAAAAGGACTATGGGATGCTAACGAATGTTATATAGAGAGATATGGTGCTAAGCAAGCTAGCCTTGACTTGTTTAGGAGATTTTTACAAAGGTTAAGCGACGATGAGATCAATTATGGAATGAATAGAAAAGTCATAAGAGAGGAGGACTTATTAGAGGCGAGTGCAAATGGTGATCTCCAACTTTCCACAGCAGAAAAAGCGATGAGAGTTATAATGGCTCTAGGGAAACCATCACTACTTTTTAAGCTAAAGACTGTTGCTGAGTATATGAAGAAAGTTAAGGACGTTTACAAACACTTCCCAGCAGAACCTAAAGACTTAATGAAGTGGAAACATAGCGTGGACTCGATAATTTTAGAATTTAATAAAGCTTTGGAAAAGTAG
- a CDS encoding DUF2070 family protein: MDMDTENLTRKYYGYLKTLPSIKIFATTFSVESLLILLRSFQLTFDYLFSFVLYSILLIIIFKNKIKIALFMMNLTAIPYLLLSLLPITPFYAFGFFMPLMAYILLGSYKEIPSIVLSGITSYVPIIFYFKYSIIFLLYILIIGLIFHFYIYTVNRKGVKILGLKSTQVAVPFITAITEKNKVPLENFLNLISVKTTLNVFMYKLDDFLFMIPQIHFGVFDNVGSSRFVYDIEKALRNNIVTVFHGPGSHELDLPSSAEVNKVIEAISKSTIERNDWNKATFYGISIERRSTFDITSLEFDKFRVSFMERPEFGIDDLPSSLWKYMLSSNNYLIDCHNSFLEREYDSHEINSLKDFIADQRGIKSTRRLMVGYSEGKLGKACDGLCDNRIRVFTFDDGVKRVSIVYIYANNSTKELNYAISNAVRQIVDKVILVTPDDHSCTGVSLGITYSPATFCEDLVNIASELIKRSTENMKEINRVEYKVVKIKGVKILGKIISIMLKALEDVGNYTSKTFWIPLITPYVLLIVILLFQSFIKF, encoded by the coding sequence ATGGACATGGATACTGAAAATTTGACAAGGAAATACTATGGTTATCTTAAAACTCTGCCTAGTATAAAAATATTTGCAACAACTTTTTCAGTAGAATCATTGCTTATACTGTTAAGGAGTTTCCAACTCACTTTCGATTATCTATTTTCGTTTGTGCTCTATTCAATTCTCTTGATAATAATTTTTAAGAATAAAATAAAAATAGCCTTGTTTATGATGAATCTAACTGCGATACCTTATCTTCTACTTTCTCTGTTACCTATAACTCCATTTTACGCGTTTGGATTTTTCATGCCTTTAATGGCGTATATTCTCTTAGGTAGTTATAAAGAAATTCCTTCAATAGTGTTATCTGGAATTACATCATATGTTCCTATAATATTTTACTTTAAATATTCGATTATTTTTTTACTATATATACTTATTATAGGGTTAATATTTCATTTCTATATATATACTGTTAATCGAAAGGGCGTAAAAATACTTGGGCTAAAATCAACGCAAGTAGCTGTTCCCTTCATAACTGCTATAACAGAAAAGAATAAGGTCCCTTTGGAAAATTTTCTAAATCTTATCTCTGTAAAAACTACTCTGAACGTATTTATGTACAAATTGGACGATTTTTTGTTTATGATACCCCAAATACATTTCGGAGTTTTCGATAACGTTGGTAGTTCTAGATTTGTCTACGATATTGAAAAAGCCTTACGAAATAACATAGTAACAGTATTCCATGGACCAGGTAGTCACGAATTAGATTTACCCTCATCAGCAGAAGTAAATAAAGTAATAGAAGCTATCTCAAAAAGCACTATAGAACGTAATGATTGGAATAAAGCGACTTTTTATGGCATTTCAATCGAGAGACGCTCTACTTTTGATATTACATCATTAGAATTCGATAAGTTTAGAGTATCGTTTATGGAGAGACCAGAGTTTGGGATAGACGATTTACCATCTTCCCTGTGGAAATATATGTTGTCTTCAAACAATTACCTTATTGATTGCCATAACTCTTTCTTAGAAAGAGAATATGATAGTCATGAAATAAATAGTCTAAAGGACTTCATCGCGGATCAAAGAGGGATTAAAAGCACAAGGAGACTTATGGTAGGATATTCGGAGGGAAAGTTAGGTAAAGCATGTGATGGATTATGCGACAACCGTATACGTGTCTTCACATTTGATGATGGAGTAAAGAGAGTGTCCATCGTTTACATTTACGCTAATAACTCAACTAAAGAACTTAATTACGCTATATCTAATGCAGTAAGACAGATTGTGGACAAGGTAATTTTAGTCACGCCAGATGACCATTCTTGTACTGGAGTAAGTTTAGGGATCACATATTCTCCGGCTACTTTTTGTGAAGATCTTGTGAATATTGCATCTGAACTAATTAAAAGGTCTACAGAGAATATGAAGGAAATAAATAGAGTAGAATATAAAGTAGTTAAAATAAAAGGTGTAAAGATACTCGGAAAAATAATATCTATTATGCTTAAGGCACTGGAAGACGTAGGAAATTACACTTCAAAAACGTTCTGGATCCCCTTGATAACACCGTATGTTTTACTTATAGTTATACTACTTTTCCAAAGCTTTATTAAATTCTAA
- a CDS encoding HAD-IIA family hydrolase: MSVLNGYQLIISDVDGVIVREGDPIWENIQALRNIQNNGVKIIFVTNNSGFSRILLSRQLSYLGLKVTPDMIITSGLAAAIYMKEKLNVKSVFAVGEEGLIEELKNHGFLVFSSAESERILPDAVVMGLDRLSTYDKLSLAMRCISKGSKFIVTNMDRLWPAKDGLKLGAGALASSIIYALRRDPDFIAGKPNTWIVEIAMRISNVKKLDKILVIGDQIETDIQMGYNIGADTALVLTGISNVDDVDRSNVKPKYVVNTLLDLL, from the coding sequence ATGTCAGTACTTAACGGCTATCAATTAATAATAAGTGATGTAGATGGGGTAATAGTAAGAGAAGGAGATCCAATATGGGAGAATATTCAAGCGCTAAGGAATATACAAAATAACGGAGTTAAGATCATATTTGTAACAAACAACTCTGGTTTTAGTAGGATCTTATTATCTAGGCAGTTATCATACTTAGGCCTTAAAGTTACCCCAGATATGATAATTACAAGTGGTTTAGCTGCAGCAATTTATATGAAAGAAAAACTCAATGTCAAATCAGTATTCGCAGTAGGCGAAGAGGGCCTTATTGAAGAATTGAAAAATCACGGTTTTTTAGTATTCTCAAGCGCAGAATCAGAGAGAATTTTACCAGACGCGGTCGTAATGGGATTAGATAGGTTAAGTACCTATGATAAACTGTCGTTAGCCATGAGGTGCATAAGCAAAGGATCGAAATTTATAGTAACAAATATGGACAGGCTTTGGCCAGCTAAGGATGGATTAAAATTGGGTGCCGGTGCGTTAGCTAGTTCTATAATTTACGCGTTAAGAAGGGATCCGGACTTCATAGCTGGGAAACCTAATACTTGGATAGTAGAAATAGCCATGCGGATTTCTAATGTTAAGAAGTTAGATAAGATTCTAGTTATAGGAGATCAAATAGAGACTGATATCCAGATGGGGTACAATATAGGTGCCGACACTGCATTAGTCTTAACTGGAATATCAAACGTAGATGATGTTGATAGGAGTAATGTTAAGCCGAAATATGTAGTAAATACTTTATTAGACCTTTTGTGA
- a CDS encoding succinate dehydrogenase flavoprotein subunit, producing MEKIEYDAVVIGGGLAGLMSAHEIASAGFKVAVISKVFPTRSHSAAAEGGIAAYIPGNSDPNDNPDYMTYDTVKGGDYLVDQDAAELLSNKSGEIVMLLERWGALFNRQPDGRVAVRYFGGQTYPRTRFVGDKTGMALLHTLFERTSGLNVDFYNEWFSLDLVTDDKKVAGIVAMQMKTLTPFFFKTKAVVLATGGMGMLYRHTTNSYINTGDGFGIALRAGAALKDPEFVQFHPTALYPSDVLISEAARGEGAILKNIKGERFMTRYAPKKLDLAPRDIVSRAIITEIKEGRGFPGGYVGLDLTHLGEEYIKERLALAVEAAKSFAGVDAFTEPIPVRPAQHYYMGGIDVDIEGRNPDIVGLFSAGEAACVSVHGANRLGSNSLLDTLVFGQVTGRAVVQFLKSNSSNPTSNYEKEAEKVVDDAYKLVKSESGVHFGQILEKLRDTMWDYVGIYRDEGGLLNAMSEINKLRGMISNMYVTDKSKVYNTEFFNALELRNMLDLAFVIAKSALERKESRGAHYRTDYPDRDDNNWLKHTIAYLRGNTVEVTFKPVKITRWKPEPRVY from the coding sequence ATGGAAAAGATCGAATACGACGCTGTTGTAATTGGAGGAGGACTAGCAGGATTAATGAGTGCACATGAGATAGCCTCTGCTGGTTTTAAAGTTGCTGTTATTTCAAAGGTATTTCCCACGAGATCGCATTCTGCAGCAGCAGAAGGTGGAATAGCAGCCTATATTCCTGGGAATTCAGATCCAAATGATAACCCAGATTATATGACATACGATACAGTTAAAGGCGGAGATTATTTAGTTGATCAAGATGCAGCGGAATTACTTTCCAACAAATCTGGAGAAATAGTAATGTTACTAGAAAGATGGGGTGCACTATTCAATAGGCAACCGGATGGCAGAGTTGCAGTCAGGTATTTTGGAGGACAGACCTATCCGAGAACTAGATTTGTTGGAGACAAAACTGGAATGGCACTGTTACATACACTTTTCGAAAGGACTTCTGGTTTAAATGTAGATTTTTACAACGAGTGGTTCTCTTTAGACTTAGTTACTGATGATAAGAAGGTAGCTGGTATAGTGGCAATGCAAATGAAGACATTAACTCCATTCTTCTTTAAGACTAAGGCTGTCGTATTAGCGACTGGAGGAATGGGAATGTTATATAGACATACAACAAATAGCTACATCAATACTGGCGATGGCTTTGGCATAGCATTAAGAGCTGGAGCTGCATTAAAAGATCCAGAATTTGTACAATTTCATCCAACAGCACTCTACCCATCAGACGTTTTAATTAGTGAGGCTGCTAGAGGTGAAGGAGCTATATTGAAAAATATAAAAGGAGAAAGATTTATGACGAGATATGCTCCTAAAAAGCTAGATCTAGCACCTAGGGATATAGTTTCAAGAGCAATAATTACTGAAATAAAAGAGGGAAGAGGATTCCCTGGTGGGTATGTTGGTCTGGATTTGACTCATTTAGGTGAAGAATACATCAAAGAGAGATTAGCTTTAGCTGTGGAAGCGGCAAAAAGCTTTGCAGGTGTTGATGCGTTTACTGAACCTATTCCAGTAAGACCTGCTCAACATTATTATATGGGAGGAATAGACGTGGATATAGAGGGTAGGAACCCTGATATTGTGGGGCTATTCTCTGCAGGTGAAGCAGCTTGTGTATCAGTACATGGTGCTAATAGATTAGGTTCTAATTCACTTCTGGATACTTTAGTATTCGGTCAAGTTACGGGTAGGGCTGTGGTTCAATTTCTCAAGTCTAATTCAAGTAATCCCACATCAAATTATGAGAAAGAAGCTGAGAAAGTTGTTGATGATGCTTATAAGTTAGTAAAAAGTGAGAGTGGCGTGCATTTTGGTCAAATACTAGAAAAACTAAGAGACACGATGTGGGATTATGTGGGAATATATAGAGATGAGGGTGGACTACTTAATGCGATGTCTGAGATAAACAAATTAAGAGGTATGATTAGCAATATGTATGTGACAGATAAGAGTAAAGTCTATAACACAGAATTCTTTAACGCCCTAGAATTGAGGAATATGTTAGATTTAGCATTCGTAATAGCTAAATCAGCTTTAGAAAGAAAAGAGTCAAGAGGAGCGCATTATAGAACGGATTATCCGGATAGGGATGATAATAATTGGTTAAAACACACAATTGCGTATTTAAGGGGTAATACGGTTGAGGTTACATTCAAACCAGTTAAGATAACCAGATGGAAACCAGAACCTAGGGTGTATTAA
- a CDS encoding succinate dehydrogenase/fumarate reductase iron-sulfur subunit, translating to MTQSQEEEVILKVKRFNPEKGYWWAEYKLKVDRFTQFTEALRRIKSEQDPTLSYRASCHMAVCGSCGMKINGEPRLACKTLVLDVVKKYNNNVITIEPMDYFKPIKDLIVDWDEFYERMFKIKPRLYQAKEVLEGKAEHRLKPEDQRELWKFAQCIWCGLCVSACPAVVIDQQFLGPAAHAKGYRFLADPRDTITEERMKILIDSSWRCTYCYQCFNVCPRDIEPVTAIKKTRSFTKTYKDKSEIAERGEKHVEAIHESILKTGKLAEAPVYLKTYGVLQSLVDLVYMSKTGKLKYALVQERPVQNINEIKKIIGE from the coding sequence ATGACTCAGTCTCAAGAGGAAGAAGTTATATTAAAGGTAAAAAGATTTAACCCAGAAAAGGGATATTGGTGGGCGGAATATAAGCTGAAGGTTGATAGATTTACGCAATTCACAGAGGCACTAAGGAGAATAAAAAGTGAACAAGATCCTACGTTATCCTATAGGGCATCATGTCATATGGCAGTATGTGGAAGTTGTGGGATGAAAATCAATGGTGAACCTAGATTAGCTTGTAAAACCTTAGTTTTGGATGTAGTCAAAAAATACAATAATAATGTAATAACAATTGAGCCAATGGATTATTTCAAACCAATTAAGGACTTAATAGTTGACTGGGATGAGTTTTACGAAAGGATGTTTAAGATAAAACCCAGACTATATCAAGCTAAGGAGGTATTAGAGGGTAAAGCTGAGCATAGACTTAAACCAGAGGATCAGAGAGAGTTATGGAAATTTGCTCAGTGCATATGGTGCGGGTTGTGTGTCTCAGCTTGTCCAGCGGTTGTAATAGATCAGCAATTTTTAGGTCCAGCTGCTCATGCTAAGGGTTATAGATTCTTAGCAGATCCAAGGGATACGATAACTGAAGAGAGAATGAAAATACTAATTGATAGTTCATGGCGTTGTACTTATTGTTATCAATGCTTTAATGTGTGTCCCAGAGATATAGAGCCAGTAACTGCAATAAAGAAAACGAGAAGTTTCACTAAAACATACAAAGACAAATCGGAAATAGCGGAAAGAGGTGAAAAGCATGTTGAAGCCATTCATGAATCTATATTAAAAACCGGGAAGCTCGCAGAGGCACCAGTATATTTAAAGACCTATGGGGTACTGCAATCGCTTGTCGATCTAGTGTACATGTCAAAGACAGGGAAGCTTAAATACGCATTAGTTCAAGAGAGACCTGTACAAAATATAAACGAAATCAAAAAGATTATAGGTGAGTGA